TGCGGCCCTTGCTTTCGGCGACGCACAGCGCGGCGTGGGGGTCGTTCCCGACGTACTGATCTTCCACGGCGACCCACTGCGCACGCTCGGCCAGAGCGCGGATGGTCTCCGGGAAGTCCGGGGCCACCTGGCGCAGCACTCCGAATTCAACCACGCGCTCACTGGCGAGGTCGATCAGCGCCCAGCCGGTCTTGCACCCGGGGTCGATGGAAAGCAGCTTGCCGGTCATCGCACCCCCGCGAGCTCGGCCTCGGGAAGCAGGTCTTCGACGGCCTGGGGCTTGAACAGGTCAAGCTCCTGCTGCTTGAAAATCCTCCCGAGGTGCGCGTCTTCCTTGATCACGTCGTGGAACCGGGTCCACTCGGCCACGAAGCCCTCGAACTCGTGCCGCTCCAGGCACCAGACCAGGTTGTCGTTCTTCCCGATGTGGCAGAGCTGGTGATACACCTCGCGCTGGCGATGCACGATGTCCAGGAGCTTCCAGCGAGTCCAGTCGACCGTTATCACGAAGTCGTAGCGGATCAGGTCCTGGAGCCGCGGCATAATCCTGTAGCAGCTGGCCATCTTATCGCCGGACATCTCGTGCTGGAACTGGTAGTAGATGCGGGCCTCGCGGCGCCACTCCATTTCCTTGCAGAGCGAGAAGATGTCCTTCGCCAGGGCTTCGACTTCCGGCGCGGCCATGAACTTGACGTTCTCGTCCGGCCAGTTGGCGAGAGCCGCCTGACCGAACTTCGCCTTGTACTGGCAGGTCTGGCACACGCCGTTGACCATGTTGCCCTCTTCGCCGCACTGCGAGCAGCGGCGGCCTGTGTTGATCGGGGTTACGGGTGTCTCTTTCATGCTGTCCCCCTGGGATTTCGGTTATCGGTTCGCTCGACTGCCGCGCCGATAGGATTCGAGATTGAATTCGATCACGCTGCTGCCGCGATTCAGGTCGAATAGCCGGTCGACTATCCGCTCGTCCGCAAATTGCGGCAGGTCTTTCTTCCTGCAGTTGGTCGTCATGATCGTGGGCCGGTAGTGCTCGTAGCGATGGTTGACGATCCGGTACAGAAGCACTCTTTCGGCGTTGGTGTCGAACTGCACGCCGATCTCGTCCAGCACCAACAGGTCGGCCTTCCAGAGCTTTTCAAGGGTCTGCCGCTCGGTCTCTCCCTGGCCGCGCCAGCCGTCCTTGATTCTCGACACCACCTCGATGAACTGATCGAAGATCACCGTGGCCTGATATCGCTCCATGATCTCGTGAGCAATGGCCGCGGCGAGGTGTCCCTTGCCAGTCCCGCAGGGGCCGAAGAAGAGCAGGCTCGTTCCGCGCCTCTGTTGTTCCGGCCAAGATTCAGCGTAGTCGCGGCAGAACTGGTATATCTTTTCCGCTCGAGGACTGAGCCGTTCGAAGTTGTCGAACCGTGCATCGCGGAAGCATGGAGCTAACATCGCTTCGATTCGAGCCTGAAGCCTCTTCTGCTTTTCGCCTTGTTCTCTGGCTCTCAGAAATTCCGCTCGCTTCTCAGGCTCGCACACCGCGCAAGGAATCCGAGTGCCGTCGGGCATGAGATCATAAAGGCCGCAGCTGCACTCAGGCGCGTCAGACGAAAAGCTCTCGCGGGAGTTCCGAGGGGGCGTCATCGCCAGCACGTTGTTGATCGTTTCTCTGTCCACCGTTGCCCTCGTTCAGGCGTTCAAGGTCTCGGTCAAGCCAGGTCAGCAGGTCGTTGCGTGGTTCTGGCGGCAGGTTCTGACCCTTCCCCTGCCGCCTCTTTTCAGCCAGAGCATGACGGCTGTTCCTCCAGCGCTCAAGGCAGCTTGTCAGATCGAGCCGCTCGTATTTCGGGTTGGCTCGTATCCGGGTGCTGAACCACGCTCGTTCTTCTTGTTCGTTGACCGTCCAGTAGCGCACCGACCGGATCGCTTTCAGGTAAGCTTCCGTCAGTTCATCCCTGCCGTCGCTGCTGCCTGCGACCGGTGGCCTGGTAGTAGATGCTACAGACTGCGAGATTAGATTAGGGGTTGTAGAAGTCTCTGTCTTTGAAGATGAAGAAGAAGATGAAGATGAAGATACAGGCGTTACATCAGCGTTACAGTCGCGTTTCAATCCCTCTTCCTCTGCCTCTTTACCTCTGTGCCTCCTGACTCTAATCCTTGTCTTTTCAAGCTCTTGGGCTTCTCGATACATCCGGCGATTTATCAGCGTTACCTCACCGTTACACTTCGTTACAGCGTCGGAATTTTCGACCTTTCTGCCGTTAAGCATTGCATCGCAGACCTTCTTGTCGATAATCTCCGAGATCACTTTCTTGGCCTCTCGGACAGTAACCCCGAGCATGTGGCCGTATCCATCCCAGGTGATCGACAGACGGCCTCGAGGTGATGCGTCCCACATGAAGCAAAGGATATCCGACCAGGCACCCTTTGCCGCCAGTGACAGCGCCCGGGTGTCCTTGAGGTAATCGCCAACGTAGAACTGGAATGCCGGTGCCTTGCCCAAGATGCCCTCGACTACCTGGAATAGGTCTCTGCGTACTCGGCTTCCTTAGCCTCGATGAATTCCCGGATGGCCTCTTCCGTGATCACTCCACCCTCTGGCGACATCTGAGCAATGAACGCCCACTTGAAAACCTGATACCACCGCTCGGCTCGTTCTTCTCCCAGGTAGTCGGTCAGGATAGACAGCGCGCAGTCTGCCGGGCCGCTGCCCCCATATCCCCAATTCAGGCCGGTGGGGCTGTGCTTTACCACATGCCGGACAGTGTAGTGGTGCGGATCGCGAGTATCGTCTTCGCATATCACTGCGGGACCGTAACAATCTCGTAACAGTCTGTAGGATTTCATCGATTCCTCACGCCGCATCGTGCAGTTTGCGCATCTCGAAGAATCCCTTGTACTCGGGGTATTCCTCGATCAGCAGCCGCACGTAACGGCTCGTATAGCTGTTGTTGATCTTGAACCCTTCGCCGTTCCTGGACTTCATGTAGACTTCCCAGCGGACGCGCTCCATGATGGCTTTCGCTCCGATCCGCCGGCCAGAGTCCAAGGCGCGCCGGGCAAACTCTCGGAACAGAGCGTAGACTCGAGGATTGCGAGAATGAAATTCCTGAAACCGTTCCTCGATGGTCTTCGGGAAAAGCGACTTCTGTTTCTCCATGGTGACCTCGATTTCAAGGGGGCCAGGCTCCGGGCCGGATTGTCCGGCCGTTGTAGCTGAAAGGACTATCCCCCAGTGCTCACGCGCGAAGCCCGCCGGAACCTGGCTGTTTTCATTCCTCCGCCGCTACTTCTACCGTCTCAGTAAACGGCGCGGGAATCCCGACCTTCTCACAGAATGCCGCAGTCGGTTCGCCATACGCCTTGATGTAGAATTTCAGGGCGACCTCACTGTCTCCACTGGCGAGTTTCAGGTATTCGTCGAACCTATTGATGTCTCTTTCCAGGTTCCAGATGCGCCCGCTCGCGGCTTCCCTGTCCTCCACCATCCACTCGATAGCCCGTTCCCGTGCTGCATGCTGCTCGTCGAACTCCTTCTTGTCCTTTTCCCACTGCCGGATAGCTGCCTCAGAGGCTTCGATGGCTTGCTTGTGCTCGGCCGCTTCGTCTCTGGTCAGGATGCTTCTGATCTCCATCCGAACCTCAGAAGCCGGATCACCAATGACCCGAGTGTAAGAAGGCCCGCTGAGGTACCCCAAGTCTCTGCGCTTGGATTTGTTGATAAGCTCGACGACAGCCATCGCCTCATCCTTGTCCACGAATGTCTCTCCACAGACTTCGTAGAACGTGTGCTTAGGGTCCACCCGATACTTATCCGGCCTCGGGCCGGGATCGATGGGGCGCAACGGCGCTCCTGCCTCAGCGCAGGCGAGATCGCAGTAGTATTGAAACTGCTCATCCGTCAGGTCGTGCTTCTCCTGGTCGGTCAGTTCATCATAGGGTCTCATGACGATTCCTTATCTTTGACTTTTCAGAGGATGGGACGGACAGCTTTCGCCGCCGTCCCCCGCATTCAACTGAACCGCACTTTCTGGTTGACCTTCACGGCCACACCCGGGACTTTATCACTGGTCTTGATCCGCGTGTCCGGGTCTTCCTTGCCTTCCTTGTCGATGTCCTTCTTAGCCTGGACCTTGTCCACCTCGCGGTCGAAAGCGATGTGGTTCTCGGTCAGGAGAAGGACCACCTTGCCCCTGAACTCCGCGCCGCGCTCGTCGGATTCCGGCATCTTCACCGTCACCTGACGGATGTACTCTGGCGGGACGCGCCCAGGCTCCACGACCTCGGTCGACTTGCTCTCGCTGATGCGCGCCTTGTTCAGCCCGTCGCTCAGTTCCCTCACGTCCATCATGCGCATGGCCTGAAGCACGTAGTTCTCGAAGAACTCGTTGCTGCGTTCCAGGCGCTTGCGCCGGGCGGACAGTCCCTTGCCGATCTCGGTGATGCGGTCTTCCTCGCCCTTGATGGCCGCTATCTCCAGCGAGCGTTGGAGGCACAGGCGGGCGATGTTCAGAATCTTGGCGTCCGCCACGTCGATGATCTTGTCCAGTTCGTCCTTGATCTGGCCGAGAAGAGCTTCCTGCTCTTCGGAGATCACGCCTTCGGCTTCCTCGACGTCCTCGAGGATGGCATAGTGCTGGTTGGCGAGATTGGTGTAGGCATCCGTCAACTCGTAGAGTTTCGGCGCCGTGGCTTGGTTGGTCATGGTCATTTCCTCACTGTCTTCTCAGGCAGGGTTGCCTTGAAGTTGTTGGCAAATTCGAAGAATTCTTTCTGAAGATATTCAGGCAGAGACTTGATCGAAGCTCCGTATTGCGCCTTCCACTCGTTAACTTCCTCGACCGATCTGCATTCCTGGAGGCTGCTTTTCAGATCGTTGCAGCGGATATCCGCGGCGTCTCCCTGACTGTTCTCATTGACGACCTCGGCGGGGACTTCCTGGGGCCGCTCTCTCCGCCCGACCGTCGAGCGGTCCATGTCCTCGATATCCTGGGTGAACCGGTGGTGCAGCCGGGTAGCCGAGATCACCGCGGCCACGTAGGCCCTCTTGCGTGCCATCTTCAGGATGGTGTTGTCCAGTTCCCAGGCCGGCAGGGTGATCGGGACTTCCCAGGCGATATAGGTCTTGCCCTTTTTGGAGGTTTTCTCCACCCGCTGACCGGTGCGCTTCTGTTCCTCGGTCGCTTCCCAATCGACCACGGTGTCGACCTTGTTGAGCGTCTTGCGGTACTTTGACTCGGCGGAGTTGCAGGAGCCGATGCCCGACCCCATGAACTCGCCGTTGCGGTTCTGGAGAGCACACTTGACCACGTAGCGGATAAAGCCATCGGTCGTGGTCTCGGAGAGGATTTCGAAATCCGGGTAAATCCCGAACAGTCGGCAGAGCTTGTCGGCTCCGGGCTGAAGGAGAGTCGGCTTATCGCCGCACCCGGGGATCACTCCGAAATCGCCGTCCGCCTCTCCCTCTTTCGAGGCGACGAGGCAGCGTTCGACGAACTTGTTCATCTCCGCGATCTGCGTCTCGATCTGCTCGACGCTGCAGGCGAAGACCGGTTGAGCCTGAAGCTCTGTCGCTTCGGGCTGTTTCATCACTGCGGTTTTACTTGACATCATGCGCGTCTCCCTCTATTGTAGAAATGGATGTTGGAATCTGGCCCGGACCCAGGGGTGCCACCCTGCCGGGCCTTCTTTATGCTGCCGTGTCCTGCTCTACTTCCTGTTCCTGCTCCTGCTGCCGCTTCTTCAGGCCGTCTTTGATGCCTTCCTCGACAGCCTTTTCCGTCAGCGCCAGGACTTGATTGCAGTACTCCAGATAGTCCATAGCTCCCCTCGCTCTCCTTTCAGTTCAGGCTCACGACCGGCCGAAGGTTGTACGGCATGATCGGCCCTGGGAAATCGAGCAGATAACCGCCGAAGAAATGAATCATCAGCTGATGGCAGTTGTAGTCCGGGATGAACAGCGGTTGACACTTGCCCCTCTTGATCAGGCAAAGCACAGTTGCACCTCCTTGCCCCCGGCCACAGCCTCGCATGCCGCCATGACATCGAATCCGGCGGCGATGGCTTCCTCCCACTCCCGGCGAAGCGCCGCGGCTTCCCAGGGCGAGATTTGCCCGTCCCTGAGTGCGTCCATGAGCACGGCCCCGGCCTCGCCAGTCTCGCGGGCATGATTCGCGGCGGCGTCGTAGACGTTCGACACTCGCCCGGCGCGCGGAGGGACTACCAGCACCCCCTTCGGCACCAGGGCTTGGAGCACCCGGACATCACCAGTGGCGCGGTAGAGCAGTTCGGCGCGATGCGCAGGGAAATCCTGGCCTTCGATGTACTTGTACAGTGTCCAGAAGCTGAGGCCCATCGCCCGAGCGATTTCCTTCACGTCGCGCCCGGTCATGACCTGGACGACCATCTCATTGAGCCGCTTCTGGAAGTCGTCCTTCAGCTTATCCAAAGTCAGCCTCCTATTTGGATTGCGTAATGATTGACAATCCCTGATAATGGGGTAGAATTAAGAAGCTACAGCGATTTGCTCGTCGGTGACGCCGTACTTTCGGCAGACCCAATCGATGCCTTCACGGATGTAAGGAGCCATCTCGTTGTCCTGTCCGTTCGCTTTCTCGCGGGCCAGGTTTTCGAGCCTCTTCTTTAGTCCGTAGGGAATCGTGGTCGTGATCGGAACCAGGGTGTTTGCAAGCTCTTGGTTCATTTTTTCGGCCCTCGTGGTTAAGTATGTATGTGCGTCTGAGTCTATGTTAATAGCCGTTCGGCTAATTGTCAAGCCCATTGGTGTGATTTTATGGCAGAAGTTGAAAAAAGAATCCGATCAGTTGTCGGGGAACTGAATCTGAGAAGCGAAAAAGCTCTCGCTCGAAAGGCGGGTGTTCACCATACGACGTTGTCCAATTTCTTGTATAAGGGAACCGGGCACGTCGATACACGAAATAAGATTCAGGAAGCAATAAAACCGATAAATCTCGAATGGGTATTATCAGGAGAAGGCGATAAATATCTTGACAAGCCAACCGAGATAGCTGTAGAATCAAGCGAAAATCGTGGCGATGAACAGCAGCTTGAAGAAATCGTGCGTCGTGTAATCCGTCAGGAGATTCGCTACTTCCTTGAAGGCAAGGTCAAGCTGGCCGACAAGGATCACCTGAACAATCTCCTGGACCAAGCCATTGCACGAGAGCAGGAGCTTGAGCGCGAGCTCGAGCTTGAAAGGCGCCGCCGCATCCCTGACCTCGACCGTTACCGCAGAAACAAGGAGACCATCCAAGCGCTGAAGGAGAACCACCCGGAGTATTACATCTCCGAGGATGACGAGGAAGACTTCTGCATCAACCACCTCGGATTCTACGGTGGCGTACTCTCGACCAATGTGATGGGTGAGATCGAGCGGTTGAGAGAGAGAAGGCGGCTGGTTGACAATGTGAAGGACTTGTTCGGGCAACAGCCGGAGTTGGCGAAGAAACTGCTGGTATTATTAGAACAGACGGAAGGATTGGATCGCCTGAAGTATCTTTGATAACACCTGCTTTTTATCTCTGCACGCTGACCTGCATCATATTTTCTGGAGGCCCCATGCGTTATGCTGTTGCGGTCTTCGCTCTCGCCCTTCTCTGTGGATGTGTCTCGGCTCAGGTGACAATGCTCGGGGGAAATCAGAAGCTTGCTGCTATCGCTCCTGAGCAAGTACAGGTTTTTATGAGCCCCAATGAC
Above is a window of bacterium DNA encoding:
- a CDS encoding ATP-binding protein, with product MLAPCFRDARFDNFERLSPRAEKIYQFCRDYAESWPEQQRRGTSLLFFGPCGTGKGHLAAAIAHEIMERYQATVIFDQFIEVVSRIKDGWRGQGETERQTLEKLWKADLLVLDEIGVQFDTNAERVLLYRIVNHRYEHYRPTIMTTNCRKKDLPQFADERIVDRLFDLNRGSSVIEFNLESYRRGSRANR
- a CDS encoding YdaU family protein, with translation MGKAPAFQFYVGDYLKDTRALSLAAKGAWSDILCFMWDASPRGRLSITWDGYGHMLGVTVREAKKVISEIIDKKVCDAMLNGRKVENSDAVTKCNGEVTLINRRMYREAQELEKTRIRVRRHRGKEAEEEGLKRDCNADVTPVSSSSSSSSSSKTETSTTPNLISQSVASTTRPPVAGSSDGRDELTEAYLKAIRSVRYWTVNEQEERAWFSTRIRANPKYERLDLTSCLERWRNSRHALAEKRRQGKGQNLPPEPRNDLLTWLDRDLERLNEGNGGQRNDQQRAGDDAPSELPRELFV
- a CDS encoding DUF6166 domain-containing protein, translating into MKSYRLLRDCYGPAVICEDDTRDPHHYTVRHVVKHSPTGLNWGYGGSGPADCALSILTDYLGEERAERWYQVFKWAFIAQMSPEGGVITEEAIREFIEAKEAEYAETYSR
- a CDS encoding siphovirus Gp157 family protein, translated to MTNQATAPKLYELTDAYTNLANQHYAILEDVEEAEGVISEEQEALLGQIKDELDKIIDVADAKILNIARLCLQRSLEIAAIKGEEDRITEIGKGLSARRKRLERSNEFFENYVLQAMRMMDVRELSDGLNKARISESKSTEVVEPGRVPPEYIRQVTVKMPESDERGAEFRGKVVLLLTENHIAFDREVDKVQAKKDIDKEGKEDPDTRIKTSDKVPGVAVKVNQKVRFS